A window of Terriglobia bacterium contains these coding sequences:
- the bamA gene encoding outer membrane protein assembly factor BamA: MKVPGFIVGLLLPCFALAQQQYYGTRISNISLSGADSQTDLDSLPLHRGDILSVENLRAAIQALYDSGHYSYVEVEAAAAAGSGTALTFQVKQNYFFSTFRLEPDNLLEKSLSSYVRLPIGEKFRTSLVDKVVKDTTDTLKNEGYFQVTVSASPSFDDQRRLAVVTLKAMAGARAKIGVIRVQGGEDTYPHDKLLKIFGLKPGNDFSASKVDKALTQVRTKFTNLDFLNTRVTANRQYNAATNTVALDIMVQPGEFALVDTRGYKVPNKNLKELVPIYEEGMVAKDLIDEGGEAITGYMRQRGYFDASVTSETVQVVPPLGDAVQVNYTIDPGPKHETANLRIEGNRYFTTDDIHNHIKTRASQFLKPGVFSTQILEDDKHTIEAMYANAGFEGTVVTTSTADEGHTINATIQIQEGKQFHVASVSIMGNAAVSDQQLLEKLGFKVGDVYTSGTVDQARATITQLYYSKGYADVSVERTVERVESSNDVSVSFNITEGRTYQVGAILVMGNTLTKEKIVRRNSGLQSYKPYDPGAVLEAQQRLYATGLFSKVEIVTLDQGIPGIRNLLIQVEDAKPILLTYGVGYQEFEHARGTFEISHDNLLGLNRTISLRTRLSSRERLAQVTFKEPHLFNHDMDGFASAFIEHTEQPDFTANRIDFSVQALKRISPQRNFLVTAGYQTVDLQDIRVNIHALTLPAERGIIQIARVGTSYIQDRRNDPANPRSGSFTTTTFQIAGRALGSEINFTSLYNEYDAYVPVGNNSVLVSSTRFGWNHPFKSTTQTGLPPTERYFAGGSTTLRGYGFDEAQPLGGNVMTLGNLEYRFPLRISPISGVRGAVFYDTGNVFPQLSAVSLSSFSHTVGYGFRYQTPLGPVRLDFGINLNPDVNGINTSRLHVFFTLGNPF; the protein is encoded by the coding sequence ATGAAGGTGCCAGGTTTCATTGTCGGTCTGCTGTTGCCATGCTTCGCGCTGGCGCAACAGCAGTACTACGGCACCCGTATTTCGAACATCAGCCTGTCGGGAGCCGACTCTCAAACCGACCTGGATTCCCTCCCGCTTCATCGCGGTGACATTCTCAGCGTCGAGAATCTTCGGGCCGCGATTCAGGCGCTCTACGACTCCGGGCATTACAGCTACGTCGAAGTCGAAGCCGCTGCTGCGGCCGGCAGCGGTACGGCGCTGACCTTTCAGGTCAAACAGAACTACTTTTTCAGCACCTTCCGACTGGAGCCGGACAACCTTCTGGAGAAATCGTTGTCGTCATACGTCCGTCTGCCGATTGGCGAAAAGTTCCGCACATCGTTGGTGGACAAGGTTGTCAAGGACACGACGGACACGCTGAAGAACGAAGGATATTTTCAGGTTACCGTCAGCGCATCCCCCAGCTTTGACGATCAGAGAAGGCTGGCGGTCGTCACACTGAAAGCAATGGCCGGCGCCAGAGCGAAGATCGGTGTGATCCGCGTCCAGGGAGGCGAAGACACATATCCCCATGACAAATTGCTCAAAATTTTCGGGCTCAAGCCCGGAAACGATTTTTCGGCGTCGAAGGTGGACAAAGCCCTTACCCAGGTTCGGACCAAGTTCACGAATCTCGATTTTCTAAACACGCGAGTCACGGCGAACCGCCAGTACAATGCCGCCACAAATACGGTCGCTCTGGACATCATGGTGCAACCCGGAGAATTTGCGCTAGTGGACACGCGAGGCTACAAGGTTCCAAACAAGAACCTGAAGGAGCTGGTGCCGATCTACGAGGAAGGTATGGTCGCCAAGGACCTTATCGATGAAGGTGGCGAGGCTATAACGGGGTACATGCGGCAAAGAGGTTACTTCGACGCCAGCGTGACGTCGGAAACCGTACAGGTTGTACCGCCGCTCGGAGATGCGGTGCAGGTGAATTACACGATCGATCCCGGCCCAAAACATGAAACGGCGAACCTGCGGATCGAAGGTAATCGTTACTTCACAACCGACGATATTCACAACCATATCAAGACGCGAGCCAGCCAGTTTCTGAAACCGGGCGTCTTCAGTACGCAGATTCTCGAAGACGACAAACACACGATCGAAGCGATGTACGCCAATGCCGGCTTCGAAGGAACAGTGGTTACCACGAGTACGGCAGACGAGGGGCACACGATCAACGCCACTATCCAGATTCAGGAGGGCAAACAGTTTCACGTCGCGTCTGTATCCATCATGGGCAATGCCGCCGTTTCGGACCAGCAACTGCTTGAAAAGCTGGGCTTCAAGGTTGGAGACGTCTACACGTCCGGGACGGTCGACCAGGCCCGCGCGACCATAACGCAACTTTATTATTCAAAAGGGTACGCGGATGTCAGCGTGGAACGGACGGTGGAACGCGTCGAGTCGAGCAATGATGTGAGCGTATCCTTCAATATCACCGAGGGACGGACGTATCAGGTGGGCGCGATTCTGGTAATGGGCAACACTCTCACCAAGGAGAAGATCGTCCGGCGCAACAGCGGCCTGCAATCTTACAAGCCGTATGATCCCGGCGCCGTTCTGGAAGCGCAGCAACGGCTGTACGCAACGGGACTATTCAGCAAAGTCGAAATCGTTACGCTCGACCAGGGAATCCCTGGAATCCGGAATCTCCTGATCCAGGTGGAGGATGCCAAGCCGATCCTGCTCACTTATGGGGTGGGCTACCAGGAATTCGAACACGCGCGAGGAACATTCGAAATTTCCCACGACAATCTGCTCGGTCTCAACCGCACGATCAGCCTCCGCACACGTCTCAGCAGCCGCGAGCGCCTGGCGCAAGTCACATTCAAGGAACCGCACTTGTTCAATCACGACATGGACGGTTTTGCGTCGGCTTTCATCGAGCACACCGAACAGCCGGATTTCACGGCCAACCGCATCGATTTTTCCGTGCAGGCTCTGAAGCGAATCTCGCCTCAGCGGAATTTTCTGGTGACCGCGGGCTATCAAACGGTCGATCTGCAGGACATCCGGGTCAATATTCACGCCCTGACACTCCCGGCCGAACGGGGCATCATTCAAATCGCGCGGGTTGGAACGTCGTACATTCAGGATCGCCGGAACGATCCCGCCAATCCCAGGTCGGGGTCATTTACCACAACTACGTTTCAGATAGCCGGCCGGGCGCTCGGTTCAGAGATCAATTTCACGTCGCTCTACAATGAATATGACGCATACGTGCCGGTTGGAAATAATTCCGTATTGGTTTCATCCACGCGGTTCGGCTGGAACCATCCTTTTAAAAGCACCACACAAACGGGATTGCCTCCGACCGAACGCTATTTTGCGGGCGGATCGACAACTCTGCGTGGATATGGCTTTGACGAAGCACAGCCGCTCGGTGGAAATGTGATGACGCTGGGAAACCTGGAATACCGCTTCCCGTTGCGTATCTCTCCCATCTCGGGAGTGAGGGGAGCCGTCTTCTACGATACTGGAAACGTATTTCCGCAGCTCTCAGCCGTCAGCCTTTCGAGTTTCAGCCACACGGTCGGCTACGGCTTTCGATATCAAACTCCCCTGGGACCGGTTAGGCTGGATTTCGGCATCAATTTGAATCCGGATGTGAACGGCATCAACACAAGCAGGCTTCATGTTTTTTTCACGCTGGGAAACCCGTTTTAG
- the rpmB gene encoding 50S ribosomal protein L28, which produces MARCEICNKGPIYGNRVSHAHNLTRRRWNPNLQRVRVLDGKTHKSMRVCTSCIRSGRITKA; this is translated from the coding sequence ATGGCGCGCTGCGAAATCTGTAATAAAGGGCCGATTTATGGGAATCGGGTAAGCCACGCCCATAATCTGACGAGGAGACGGTGGAATCCGAATCTTCAGCGGGTCCGAGTCCTCGACGGAAAGACCCACAAGAGTATGCGAGTTTGCACCAGCTGCATCCGATCCGGCCGAATCACGAAAGCCTGA